A window of Synechococcus sp. WH 8109 genomic DNA:
AATTGATTGGTTGGGTCGGCTTCGCCGCGGTCTTGAAAAGACCCGTCAGGGTTTTGTCACCAGCCTTCTGGAGAATCTCGGTGACGATCCGCTTACGCCGGAGGTTCTCGACGATCTCGAAACCCTCCTGCTGAGGGCGGACGCTGGCGTCCAGGCCACCGATCAGGTGCTGGATGCCTTGCGACAGCGGATGAATGAGGAGGTGGTCGATCCTGCGGAGGGGATTCGCTTCCTCAAGGAACAGCTGCGTGGCCTGTTGGATGCCCCGATCCAGGCCAGTGGTGTTCCTCTTCTGGCCCCCGAACGGGATCGCCTCAACATCTGGTTGATGGTGGGGGTGAATGGTGTTGGTAAGACCACCACCCTTGGAAAACTTGCCAACCTTGCTGTTCGCAGCGGCTATTCAGCTCTGATCGCGGCCGCCGACACCTTCCGGGCTGCAGCTGTCCAGCAGGTTGAGGTCTGGGGAGAGCGCAGTGATGTTCCAGTGGTGTCCAACCCCAGCAGCAATGCCGACCCCGCTGCCGTTGTCTTCGACGCGATTGGTGCCGCTCGCTCGCGCAAGTCTGATCTGCTGTTGGTGGACACCGCCGGACGCTTGCAGACCAAGCACAACCTGATGGAGGAACTCCAAAAAGTCAGAAAGATCATTGACCGTTTGGCGCCGGAGGCGAAGGTTGAATCCCTGCTGGTTCTTGATGCAAGTCAGGGTCAGAACGGGCTTCGCCAGGCCATGGCCTTTGCCCAGGCGGCCGGCCTTACCGGAGTTGTGATCACCAAACTCGATGGCACGGCCCGTGGCGGCGTCGCGCTGGCGGTGTCGTCTGAGGCTGGATTGCCGATTCGTTTCATCGGTGCTGGGGAAGGGATTCGCGATTTGCGCCCCTTCAACAGTTTTGAATTCGTTGAGGCTCTGCTGGCCGGACGCTGAAGCGTTGCTACCTTGCGGACCCTGGGGGTGCGAGGTTGAGCAGCAAGCCGCCCGGACGTCATCCCAGCTCTGCGCAGCTGACCGGGAGCCCCTCGCCCGAGGCTATGGCTTCGTTGCGTCAGCTGTTTGACAGCCTCAGCAGCGAACAGCGCCGCAATCAGGATCTGTTGGTCTCTCTGGGGTTTGCCCTCCGCAGCTTCACCAACCTCCAGCGCTTTCTTGAGCTTGTGCCTGTTGTGGCCTCGCGTCTGGTGGGTGTTGAGGGGGCCTTGCTTGTTCCGTTTCAGTCGGATGGTCGCCTCTGGCGTGATCAGCTTCAGGGAAGTCCAGCTGAGCCGTCCCAGGATCTGCTGCGGCGTTTGGCAGCCTTTGAACCCGGCTCTGCCGTGGGCTTCGGCAGCGACGACCAGCAGCTGTTGGCGCTAGACCGGCTGGTGCAACGCTGCCTTCCTAAAGCGGCTTTGTTTGCCACGTCTGTGACGGCCCGTGGTCGGACGCGGGGCCGCCTTTACGTGTACGCCCGCAACGGCTCGTTGGTCTGGACTGAGGTGCACCGTCGGCACGTTCAGTTGGTGGCGGATCTGACTGGTGTTGCGATCGAAAACGATCAGATGCTGCAGGACGCCCGCCGGCATGAGCGGGTGGATCGACAACTCAGCATCGGTGCAGAGATTCAGGCCCAGTTGTTGCCGGATCGCTGCCCCGTGATCGAGGGCGTTGATCTGGCCGCGCGCTGTCGGCCTGCGTTTCAGGTGGGTGGTGACTACTACGACTTCATTCCCACCCGTCCGGAACTCATCGGTCGACGCCGTGAGCGGGGTCGCTGGGCCCTGGTGATGGGTGATGTCATGGGGAAGGGCGTGCCTGCCGGTCTGCTGATGACGATGTTGCGCGGGATGCTGCGCGCGGAGGTTCTCAGTGGTCTGCCACCGGATCGGATTCTTCACGACCTCAACCAGCTGGCGCAGGAAGACTTGGCGCAGTCGCACCGGTTTGTGACGCTGTTTTATTCCGACCTGGATCCGCGCACGCTGCGGTTGCGTTATGCCAATGCGGCCCACAATCCGCCCCTGCTTTGGCGCGCTGAGCGACGGGTGATCATGCGGCTCGATGCGGCTGGGCTGCTGATCGGTCTCCAACCCGAAGCTGAGTTCGCCCTTGGCGAGATTCGCCTTGAACCGGGAGACGTGTTGCTCTACTACACCGATGGTGTCACTGAAGCACCGGGGATCACGGGCGATCGTTTCGATGAGGCGCGGCTGATTCGTGCCCTTGAAACGGCCTGTCGCGGTGGTCAGGGAGCGCAGGGAATTCTTGAAAGCCTGTTTGAACGCTTGGACCGTTTTGTTGGTCCGGATCGTCAGTTGGAGGATGATGCGTCGCTTGTGGTGCTGAAAGTTCCGGAGGCGGTCACGTTGCCGAGTGTGCAGGGACGGTCAATCGCCTGACAAGCTGAGGAAATCGACGGATGAATTGATGGCTGGTGGGGTGACCGGTGGTGCAGCAGGCACCTGGAGCGATCGTTTTGAGCAGGGTCTGCATCCCTTCATCGAGGAGTTCAACGCTTCCATCGGTTTTGACCTGACCCTTCTTCAGGAGGATCTCGATGGGTCGATCGCCCATGCCCGGATGCTCGCCAGCGTCGGAGTGATCACGGAAGGGGAGGCTGAGCAGCTGGTGGAGGGCCTGGATACCGTTCGTGCTGAGGCGGCATCCGGCAGTTTCCAGCCCGGCTTGGCTGATGAGGACGTTCATTTCGCTGTGGAACGCCGGCTGATTGCCTTGCTCGGTTCCGTGGGCAAGAAGTTGCATACCGGACGCAGCCGCAACGATCAGGTTGGGACTGACCTACGTCTCTGGCTACGGCGACGGCTGGATGGTCTGGATCAGGATCTGCAGCGGTTGCAGGGGGCGCTGCTGACCCAGGCGGATCGCCATCGCCGCACCATGATTCCCGGGTACACCCACCTGCAGCGGGCTCAGCCGCTCTGTCTCGCCCATCACCTGCTCGCCTATGTCGAGATGCTGCAGCGCGACCGTGAGCGACTTCAGGATGTGAGGAAACGCGTGAACATCTGCCCGCTTGGCGCTGCTGCTCTGGCGGGCACGCCGGTCCCGATTGATCGCCAGTGCACCGCGAAGGAGCTGGGTTTTTCAGCGGTTTATGCCAACAGTCTCGATGCGGTCAGTGACCGCGATTTCTGCGTTGAGTTCTCCGCTGCCGCCTCTTTGGTGATGGTGCACCTCAGCCGTCTGGCGGAAGAGGTGATCGCCTGGGCGTCCGAGGAATTCGGCTTCGTGCGGCTCAGTGACCGCTGTGCCACGGGCAGCAGCCTGATGCCTCAGAAGAAGAATCCCGATGTGCCTGAGCTGGTTCGGGGGAAGACCGGACGGGTCTTCGGACATCTACAGGGATTGCTGACCATGATCAAGGGTCTTCCTCTTGCTTACAACAAGGATTTTCAGGAAGACAAGGAGGCCCTGTTTGATGCCTTCCGCACAACACGTGATTGTGTTGAGGCGATGGCGATTTTGTTTGAGGAAGGCCTTGATTTCAGGGTCGAGCGCCTCAATGAAGCGGTGGAGCAGGATTTCTCCAACGCAACGGATGTTGCCGACTATCTGGTGTCTCGCGGTGTTCCATTTCGCGAGGCTTATCAATTGGTCGGTGCTGTCGTCCGGCGCTGTCTAGACCAGCGATGTCTGTTGCGGGACCTTGATCTAAGTGCCTGGAAGGAACTCCACCCGGCCTTTGAGGCGGATCTGCACGACGCCTTGGCTCCCCGTGCTGTTGTGGCGGCCCGTCGCAGTGAAGGGGGGACAGGATTTGAGCGAGTTGATGAACAGCTTCAGCGCTGGTTACAGCGTTTCAACGGAACTCAGCCGGTGGGATGACTCTCACCCATAACCGGGTCTACGCTTAATCAGCCAGAGGTATGTCACTTCGTTCCGGAGTCATGGCCCGATGGCAATGTTCAAGGCCTCATCGGTCCACTGTTTCGTACCCGGTCCACGCAAAACGTGAGCATTTTTGTCGGCAACCTTCCCTTCCGCGCTGAGCAGGAAGATGTGATCGAACTGTTTGCCCAGTTCGGTGAAGTGACCAACTGCGCGCTGCCCCTTGAGCGGGATACAGGCCGCAAGCGTGGTTTTGCTTTCATTGAGATGGCCGATGAGTCCACCGAAGAGGCAGCGATTGAGGGGCTGCAGGGTGCCGAACTGATGGGCCGTCCTTTGCGGATCAATAAAGCTGAGCCCCGCGGCAGCGCCCCCCGTCGTGGTGGCGGCGGCTATGGCGGTGGCGGCTACGGCGGTGGCGGTGGTGGTTATCGCGGTGGCGGCGGCTATGGCGGCGGCGGCGGCGGCGGTGGCGGCGGTGGCGGTGGCGGTGGTTATGCCGGTGGCGGTGGCGGCGGTGGTTATGCCGGTGGCGATCGTCCTTCCGGTGCACGGGGCTGGGAAGACCGCAGCTATGGCGCCCGCGATAACGCTGGTGAGGGCAATGCCTACGATGAAAGCCGCAGCCGTCGTCGCCGTGGATCTTCCAGTGGGGGTGGCGATGACTATTCCGGTTACGGCGGAGCTGAGGGCTGACCTCAGCCGTTGATCAGAGCCCTGCTTCCTTAAGTTGCTGCCCGGCATTGAGTAGTACATCCAGATCGGCCCCTGGGCGCTGGGCTTTCTCCCCCAGCTCCCGGCGCCAGTGCCGCGCACCACGAACGCCTTCCACCAGTTGCACCAGGTGACGGCAGAGGTCCCAGATTCGGCCTCCTCGCTCCAGATGAGCGGCCGCATGGGGAAGCAGTCCGTTCACAACGTCTGACGCCAGGATCTGGCGTGATTCCTCCCCGAAAATGAGGGCATCGACGCTGGTCCAGCGCAGGGGATGGCTGTAGGCCGCTCGGCCCACC
This region includes:
- the ftsY gene encoding signal recognition particle-docking protein FtsY; protein product: MVFNWFERQAEESPTPEPMPTLAPTPEPTAGGTDAPVSAAPEPTPAPAAIEEEDEALVWAREAYARLKAQQQAAASIAEAAPEPPPAPSPEPAPSPSPTPTPGPAPLPTPLPKPSPAPAPGLSLLEQAAAQRQQRQQDLDERAFEAPPAPTPAPTPAPAVDSEELQLGDFDQDFTWSAEVLAAQGRRVDQVSLEEIDWLGRLRRGLEKTRQGFVTSLLENLGDDPLTPEVLDDLETLLLRADAGVQATDQVLDALRQRMNEEVVDPAEGIRFLKEQLRGLLDAPIQASGVPLLAPERDRLNIWLMVGVNGVGKTTTLGKLANLAVRSGYSALIAAADTFRAAAVQQVEVWGERSDVPVVSNPSSNADPAAVVFDAIGAARSRKSDLLLVDTAGRLQTKHNLMEELQKVRKIIDRLAPEAKVESLLVLDASQGQNGLRQAMAFAQAAGLTGVVITKLDGTARGGVALAVSSEAGLPIRFIGAGEGIRDLRPFNSFEFVEALLAGR
- a CDS encoding PP2C family protein-serine/threonine phosphatase → MSSKPPGRHPSSAQLTGSPSPEAMASLRQLFDSLSSEQRRNQDLLVSLGFALRSFTNLQRFLELVPVVASRLVGVEGALLVPFQSDGRLWRDQLQGSPAEPSQDLLRRLAAFEPGSAVGFGSDDQQLLALDRLVQRCLPKAALFATSVTARGRTRGRLYVYARNGSLVWTEVHRRHVQLVADLTGVAIENDQMLQDARRHERVDRQLSIGAEIQAQLLPDRCPVIEGVDLAARCRPAFQVGGDYYDFIPTRPELIGRRRERGRWALVMGDVMGKGVPAGLLMTMLRGMLRAEVLSGLPPDRILHDLNQLAQEDLAQSHRFVTLFYSDLDPRTLRLRYANAAHNPPLLWRAERRVIMRLDAAGLLIGLQPEAEFALGEIRLEPGDVLLYYTDGVTEAPGITGDRFDEARLIRALETACRGGQGAQGILESLFERLDRFVGPDRQLEDDASLVVLKVPEAVTLPSVQGRSIA
- the argH gene encoding argininosuccinate lyase; this encodes MAGGVTGGAAGTWSDRFEQGLHPFIEEFNASIGFDLTLLQEDLDGSIAHARMLASVGVITEGEAEQLVEGLDTVRAEAASGSFQPGLADEDVHFAVERRLIALLGSVGKKLHTGRSRNDQVGTDLRLWLRRRLDGLDQDLQRLQGALLTQADRHRRTMIPGYTHLQRAQPLCLAHHLLAYVEMLQRDRERLQDVRKRVNICPLGAAALAGTPVPIDRQCTAKELGFSAVYANSLDAVSDRDFCVEFSAAASLVMVHLSRLAEEVIAWASEEFGFVRLSDRCATGSSLMPQKKNPDVPELVRGKTGRVFGHLQGLLTMIKGLPLAYNKDFQEDKEALFDAFRTTRDCVEAMAILFEEGLDFRVERLNEAVEQDFSNATDVADYLVSRGVPFREAYQLVGAVVRRCLDQRCLLRDLDLSAWKELHPAFEADLHDALAPRAVVAARRSEGGTGFERVDEQLQRWLQRFNGTQPVG
- a CDS encoding RNA-binding protein; this translates as MSIFVGNLPFRAEQEDVIELFAQFGEVTNCALPLERDTGRKRGFAFIEMADESTEEAAIEGLQGAELMGRPLRINKAEPRGSAPRRGGGGYGGGGYGGGGGGYRGGGGYGGGGGGGGGGGGGGGYAGGGGGGGYAGGDRPSGARGWEDRSYGARDNAGEGNAYDESRSRRRRGSSSGGGDDYSGYGGAEG